The genomic stretch AAGACGCCAAGGCCCTGAATTTAATGACCGCAACCATTCACCCTAAGGCTACGGATCATATACCGGAGATGATTGAGATTATCAAAGGTCTGGAAGAGTCTGGCTTAGCCTACGCTGTGGAGGGTGACGTGTATTTCGCTGTGGATAAGCTCCCTGATTACGGAAAGCTCTCGGGACGGAACTTTGAGGATATGCAAGCTGGAGCTCGAGTAGAAGTAGAGGAACGTAAGCACAATCCGATGGATTTTGCCCTGTGGAAGAGTGCTAAACCGGGGGAACCCTTTTGGGAAAGTCCTTGGGGAAAAGGTCGTCCGGGTTGGCATATAGAGTGCACCGCCATGTCCCTCAAATATCTGGGGGCGGGCTTTGATATCCATGGCGGCGGCGGTGATTTAGTGTTTCCTCATCATGAGAATGAAATCGCTCAATCGGAAGGCTACCTTCACGGGGAGACCTTCGCTCGTTACTGGATGCATAATGCCTTCCTAACTATCAATCAGCAGAAAATGTCTAAATCCTTAGGTAATTTCTTTACGGTCCGGGAAATCTTAGAACATTTCTCTGGGGAAGTTATCCGTTTCTATCTTTTGGGCACCCATTATCGCAGTCCGTTGGATTTTGATGATGAGAACCTGCAGATGGCCCAGAAAGGTCTGGAACGTTTGCAAACCAGCATTCGCCTGGCCGATGAGGCTCTTGGGCGCCATGGGGAAAAACCTGCAGATGAAGCGAATGACCAGAAGCTAATTGCTGCCGCAGAAGAAGCGCAGCGCGAGTTTGAGAGTGCCATGGACGACGACTTTAACTCCGCTTTAGCTTATGCGAGCCTATTTGAGCTTGGCAAAGTCATTAACGCCCATGTTCAAGCTTATCCATACGGCTCGGCTGGCCTCCAAAAAGCCCGAGCTACCCTTTGGGAGTTAGCTGATGTTCTGGGCTTTGACCTCGCTCATCCTGCCAACAGCGCGGAAGCCGGAAATGAAAAACTGGATCAGGTCATGGACCTGCTCTTAGAAGTGCGGGCTATCGCACGGAAGAAGAAAGACTGGGAGATGTCCGACCTCATTCGGGATCGCCTAAAAGATCTAGGAATTGTCCTCGAGGATACCCCCCAAGGTGCGCGCTGGACAATCAAATAGGGTGGATAAGTAGCCGAGTCGACAGAATTCGATAGATTATAGATTGAAAAACAATGGTGAGTATAGAAAGGAGGGAGGGCGTTCTGCCCGAACCCATGCCAAGATCCTGGCAGGAAATGAATGCCCTTACCCTAGCCTATCTGGGGGATGCTGTCTATGAACTTTGGGTTAGGACACATCTCCTCAACAGTGGTCATGAAAAGGTAAATGATCTCCATCACTTCGCTACCAAATATGTTCGTGCTGCAACCCAAGCCAAGCTCCTTCATCAAATACTTCCTCACTTGGACGAGCAGGAAACATCCGTAGTCCATCGCGGGAGAAATGCTAAAGGAGGTCATCCGAAAAGCACAGATGTAGTGACCTACCGCCATGCCACTGCCTTTGAGGCCCTTGTAGGCTTCTGGCAGCTCACAGACAGGACGGAACGAATGCTTTGGGCTTTTGAACAGGTGGACGAGCTCATTATTGAAGGTGATGAGGAAAAGCCAAGCGGTAATAGCCTCAAAGATGATGATGCTGCCAGCGATGAACCGGTCCAAAGTGGGCAATCCGTGATGGATGAGATGGATTGTTAAAATGATACGGAATAAAGTGTAAACCCTTAATACTATTGGGAAAGGTTTTAAGAGGTTATCGAGGAACTTAGAGAGATTTCGAGGTACATAGATAGACTTCGAGGGACTTAGAGAGATTTGAGAGATTTAGAGAGGAAGTTAGGAGGAGAGAGAATTGAACGTTGAACTGATTCAATACACCCCGGACCCGGAGAAAGTCATTGCGGCGGCAGCTCGTTTATGTTACTCGCCTGATCCTGTTCCCGAGTTACTGGAACGATTAGATGATGAAAAGGTGGCCGACTTTGTCCAAAAATTGCGCTCCATGGGCCATCTTTCACCCTTTGAGCACATTAGCTTTCAATTCTCCATCGATGGTGTATCCCGGGCTTTGTCCCATCAATTGGTTCGCCATCGGATCGCTAGCTATTCACAACGCTCCCAGCGATATGTTAAAGAAAGTGGCTTTGAATTTGTCACTCCCCCTAGCATTCGTAGAAATCCCCAAGCTCTAGAGCGTTTTGAAAAGGTTATGAACACTCTCCAAGAGGAATACCAGGCCTTACTGGACGTAGCTCCGGCAGAAGATGCGCGCTATATCCTGCCCAACGCCTGCACCACCTCTTTAATGGCAACCTTTAATGCACGCTCCTTAATGAACTTCTTCGAACATAGAACCTGCATGCGCGCCCAATGGGAGATTCGCATCCTCGCTGAAAGAATGCTCGAGC from Desulfitobacterium dichloroeliminans LMG P-21439 encodes the following:
- the cysS gene encoding cysteine--tRNA ligase translates to MPLRLFNTMSHQKEEFKPREKGKVAMYTCGPTVYNYFHVGNGRMLVVFDMIRRYLMYKGYDVTFVQNFTDIDDKIINRGNEEGIDPLELAQKYIEEYFKDAKALNLMTATIHPKATDHIPEMIEIIKGLEESGLAYAVEGDVYFAVDKLPDYGKLSGRNFEDMQAGARVEVEERKHNPMDFALWKSAKPGEPFWESPWGKGRPGWHIECTAMSLKYLGAGFDIHGGGGDLVFPHHENEIAQSEGYLHGETFARYWMHNAFLTINQQKMSKSLGNFFTVREILEHFSGEVIRFYLLGTHYRSPLDFDDENLQMAQKGLERLQTSIRLADEALGRHGEKPADEANDQKLIAAAEEAQREFESAMDDDFNSALAYASLFELGKVINAHVQAYPYGSAGLQKARATLWELADVLGFDLAHPANSAEAGNEKLDQVMDLLLEVRAIARKKKDWEMSDLIRDRLKDLGIVLEDTPQGARWTIK
- a CDS encoding Mini-ribonuclease 3 gives rise to the protein MPRSWQEMNALTLAYLGDAVYELWVRTHLLNSGHEKVNDLHHFATKYVRAATQAKLLHQILPHLDEQETSVVHRGRNAKGGHPKSTDVVTYRHATAFEALVGFWQLTDRTERMLWAFEQVDELIIEGDEEKPSGNSLKDDDAASDEPVQSGQSVMDEMDC
- the thyX gene encoding FAD-dependent thymidylate synthase, which codes for MNVELIQYTPDPEKVIAAAARLCYSPDPVPELLERLDDEKVADFVQKLRSMGHLSPFEHISFQFSIDGVSRALSHQLVRHRIASYSQRSQRYVKESGFEFVTPPSIRRNPQALERFEKVMNTLQEEYQALLDVAPAEDARYILPNACTTSLMATFNARSLMNFFEHRTCMRAQWEIRILAERMLELAREVAPNVFGQAGPTCVTQGVCHEGAMSCGRIKGLRK